The following coding sequences are from one Musa acuminata AAA Group cultivar baxijiao chromosome BXJ2-4, Cavendish_Baxijiao_AAA, whole genome shotgun sequence window:
- the LOC135611139 gene encoding protein translation factor SUI1 homolog 2 — MSDLNVQIPTAFDPFADANAEDSGAGTKDYVHIRIQQRNGRKSLTTVQGLKKEFSYNKILKDLKKEFCCNGTVVQDPELGQVIQLQGDQRKNVSSFLVQAGIVKKEHIKIHGF; from the exons ATGTCTGATCTCAACGTCCAGATCCCAACTGCTTTTG ATCCCTTTGCTGATGCTAATGCTGAGGACTCTGGTGCTGGCACAAAGGATTATGTGCACATCCGCATACAACAGCGGAACGGCAGGAAGAGTCTGACTACTGTGCAAGGATTAAAGAAAGAATTCAGCTACAATAAGATCTTGAAGGATCTGAAAAAGGAATTCTGCTGTAATGGTACTGTGGTCCAAGACCCAGAGTTGGGGCAG GTCATTCAACTTCAAGGTGATCAGAGGAAGAATGTTTCCAGCTTCTTAGTTCAG GCTGGAATTGTGAAGAAGGAGCATATTAAGATTCATGGTTTTTGA
- the LOC103982548 gene encoding formin-like protein 5 isoform X2 produces the protein MALIRIFLIPAYMVLFLVLVPKRSMGRQHHQFFSLTDSRFPNQQLQVQKMLLDCDLHLKDIIEIKKNLDLSVLDSMVKDSRQINVKKGSHTEDNGDKVAASLSPQLEHLFLECLSKQNHPAHDPGEVNNLRNWYHYLEQLLGWYPHSMRYLADQPAHAPAPAPVISSAHASSPSPNLSSGSPAYGPAPSSIPDPPPIHAPPGRFFPPLYDYMSPDTTPTSPPKNKEDRNKTIIVAVVLSTVGTCFIAAILFILYNKCCRDKVYSGNSIRDDRPLLNLSSSDFSGSSQNPFGMANLSEKKQLGAFSLKAQPIHAGNASSMNVGSAEIPPSKLHSGLSNSSIELSSAPTIGSAEEPTSPPPPPQPSLPPRPPPPPPPSLPPQPPPPPRPPVMTPAVPKAAPSAPAPPPPRPKKIPGAPPPPALKATFPPRPPQSNPSSSSVPQPSFLGPKHPVSSDDAPKTKLKPFFWDKVLADPDRSMVWNQIKSGSFQFDEEMIESLFGYTSTNKPKNDGKESSSKSPAQHVHILDAKKSQNLAISLKALNVKIEEVCDALMEGNELPVELLQTLLKMAPTSDEEMRLRLYTGDISELGSAEQFLKALLDIPFAFQRLDVLLFMASLPEEATSAKESFSTLEVACGELKNSRLFLKLLEAVLKTGNRMNDGTFRGGAQAFKLDTLLKLADVKGTDGKTTLLHFVVQEIIRSEGVRAVRMAREQSGSISSVNSDDLTDDSLHESEDYYRKLGLKVVSGLGDELLNVKKAACLDADALTTLVANLGQRLVKTKEFLNTSMKSHEESGFRHSLKHFVEQAETQITFLLEEEKRIRSLVKKTTNFFHGNAGKDEGLRLFVIVRDFLVMLDKACKEVREAPRKVTQTRKNREISSSSTVPDPQQLLFPAIRDRRVDSSSSDDDS, from the exons ATGGCTTTAATCAGGATTTTTTTGATCCCTGCATATATGGTCTTGTTTCTGGTTCTTGTGCCAAAAAGATCAATGGGGAGACAGCACCACCAGTTCTTCAGTTTGACTGATTCTCGTTTTCCCAATCAG CAATTACAGGTGCAAAAGATGTTGCTTGATTGTGATCTACATCTGAAAGATataatagaaattaagaaaaatttaGACTTATCCGTGTTGGACAGCATGGTCAAGGATTCCAGACAAATCAATGTAAAAAAAGGATCACATACGGAAGACAATGGAGACAAAGTTGCTGCTTCCCTGTCTCCACAGCTTGAGCACTTGTTTCTTGAATGTTTGAGTAAACAGAACCACCCAGCTCATGATCCAGGAGAGGTGAATAATCTGAGAAATTGGTACCATTATCTTGAGCAGTTACTTGGATGGTATCCTCATTCAATGAGGTATCTGGCTGATCAACCAGCCCATGCACCTGCACCAGCACCAGTTATTTCCTCTGCCCACGCTTCATCTCCATCTCCAAATCTTTCGTCTGGCTCTCCAGCATATGGTCCGGCACCTTCCTCTATCCCAGATCCTCCTCCAATTCATGCTCCTCCCGGCAGATTCTTTCCACCACTATATGACTATATGAGCCCAGACACAACTCCAACTTCACCACCAAAGAATAAAGAGGACAGGAACAAAACAATTATTGTTGCAGTTGTTTTAAGCACAGTAGGCACATGTTTTATTGCAGCAATTCTCTTTATTCTATATAATAAATGCTGTAGAGACAAAGTTTATTCAGGTAACAGCATAAGGGATGATAGGCCACTTCTAAATTTGAGTTCGAGTGACTTCTCTg GGTCTTCACAAAACCCTTTTGGCATGGCAAATTTAAGTGAGAAGAAACAGTTGGGGGCTTTTTCTCTTAAAGCTCAACCAATTCATGCTGGTAATGCTTCATCTATGAATGTTGGCTCAGCTGAAATTCCACCATCCAAATTACACTCAGGACTTTCCAATTCATCAATAGAGCTTTCTAGTGCACCTACCATTGGATCAGCAGAGGAACCtacttctccacctcctcctccacagCCTTCACTACCTCCACGACCTCCGCCACCTCCACCACCTTCACTACCTCCACAACCTCCGCCACCTCCACGACCACCTGTAATGACTCCTGCGGTTCCAAAGGCTGCTCCTTCTGCTCCTGCTCCACCCCCTCCCAGACCCAAAAAAATACCTGGTGCACCCCCTCCACCTGCACTGAAAGCTACTTTCCCTCCTCGTCCACCACAATCAAACCCAAGTTCATCAAGTGTACCTCAGCCTTCTTTCCTTGGGCCAAAACACCCTGTATCTAGTGATGATGCACCAAAAACCAAGCTCAAACCATTTTTTTGGGATAAAGTCCTTGCAGACCCTGACCGCTCTATGGTGTGGAATCAGATTAAGTCAGGCTCATTCCA ATTTGATGAGGAGATGATTGAAAGTTTATTTGGTTACACTTCTACTAATAAACCCAAAAATGATGGAAAGGAGTCTTCATCAAAGAGTCCTGCTCAACATGTTCATATTCTTGATGCCAAGAAGTCCCAGAATTTGGCAATTTCATTGAAGGCATTGAATGTGAAAATAGAAGAAGTTTGTGATGCTCTTATGGAAG gaaatGAGCTTCCAGTGGAGTTACTCCAAACGTTGCTTAAGATGGCTCCTACATCTGATGAAGAGATGAGGCTTCGGTTGTATACTGGTGATATTTCTGAACTTGGCTCAGCAGAACAGTTCTTGAAGGCATTATTGGATATTCCTTTTGCTTTTCAACGCCTAGATGTGCTTCTTTTCATGGCTTCTCTGCCAGAAGAAGCAACAAGTGCCAAGGAGTCATTCTCAACACTAGAG GTGGCCTGTGGAGAGCTAAAAAATAGCCGGCTATTCCTGAAGCTATTAGAAGCAGTTCTTAAAACTGGCAATCGCATGAATGATGGTACCTTCCGTGGGGGGGCACAAGCATTCAAGCTTGATACGCTCTTGAAGTTGGCTGATGTCAAAGGAACAGATGGGAAGACAACATTATTGCATTTTGTTGTCCAAGAGATAATTCGATCCGAAGGTGTGCGAGCTGTACGTATGGCCAGAGAACAAAGTGGGAGCATCTCTAGTGTGAATTCTGATGATCTTACTGATGATTCACTCCATGAATCCGAAGACTACTACCGTAAGCTTGGTCTCAAAGTTGTTTCAGGTCTTGGAGACGAACTTCTAAACGTCAAGAAAGCAGCATGTCTGGATGCCGATGCGTTGACAACTTTGGTGGCAAATCTTGGACAGAGGTTGGTGAAAACAAAGGAATTCTTAAATACAAGCATGAAAAGTCACGAGGAAAGTGGGTTTCGTCACTCGCTTAAACATTTCGTGGAACAAGCTGAAACTCAAATAACTTTCCTATTGGAGGAAGAAAAGAGAATAAGGTCATTGGTAAAGAAAACCACCAACTTTTTCCATGGAAATGCAGGGAAGGATGAGGGGTTGAGATTGTTCGTGATTGTGCGGGACTTCCTTGTGATGTTAGATAAGGCCTGCAAAGAAGTGAGAGAGGCACCAAGAAAAGTGACGCAAACACGCAAAAACAGAGAAATATCGTCATCATCAACAGTACCAGATCCACAGCAGCTGCTCTTTCCAGCGATAAGGGATCGGCGAGTTGACAGTTCCAGCTCAGATGATGACAGCTGA
- the LOC103982548 gene encoding formin-like protein 5 isoform X3 yields MALIRIFLIPAYMVLFLVLVPKRSMGRQHHQFFSLTDSRFPNQVQKMLLDCDLHLKDIIEIKKNLDLSVLDSMVKDSRQINVKKGSHTEDNGDKVAASLSPQLEHLFLECLSKQNHPAHDPGEVNNLRNWYHYLEQLLGWYPHSMRYLADQPAHAPAPAPVISSAHASSPSPNLSSGSPAYGPAPSSIPDPPPIHAPPGRFFPPLYDYMSPDTTPTSPPKNKEDRNKTIIVAVVLSTVGTCFIAAILFILYNKCCRDKVYSGNSIRDDRPLLNLSSSDFSGSSQNPFGMANLSEKKQLGAFSLKAQPIHAGNASSMNVGSAEIPPSKLHSGLSNSSIELSSAPTIGSAEEPTSPPPPPQPSLPPRPPPPPPPSLPPQPPPPPRPPVMTPAVPKAAPSAPAPPPPRPKKIPGAPPPPALKATFPPRPPQSNPSSSSVPQPSFLGPKHPVSSDDAPKTKLKPFFWDKVLADPDRSMVWNQIKSGSFQFDEEMIESLFGYTSTNKPKNDGKESSSKSPAQHVHILDAKKSQNLAISLKALNVKIEEVCDALMEGNELPVELLQTLLKMAPTSDEEMRLRLYTGDISELGSAEQFLKALLDIPFAFQRLDVLLFMASLPEEATSAKESFSTLEVACGELKNSRLFLKLLEAVLKTGNRMNDGTFRGGAQAFKLDTLLKLADVKGTDGKTTLLHFVVQEIIRSEGVRAVRMAREQSGSISSVNSDDLTDDSLHESEDYYRKLGLKVVSGLGDELLNVKKAACLDADALTTLVANLGQRLVKTKEFLNTSMKSHEESGFRHSLKHFVEQAETQITFLLEEEKRIRSLVKKTTNFFHGNAGKDEGLRLFVIVRDFLVMLDKACKEVREAPRKVTQTRKNREISSSSTVPDPQQLLFPAIRDRRVDSSSSDDDS; encoded by the exons ATGGCTTTAATCAGGATTTTTTTGATCCCTGCATATATGGTCTTGTTTCTGGTTCTTGTGCCAAAAAGATCAATGGGGAGACAGCACCACCAGTTCTTCAGTTTGACTGATTCTCGTTTTCCCAATCAG GTGCAAAAGATGTTGCTTGATTGTGATCTACATCTGAAAGATataatagaaattaagaaaaatttaGACTTATCCGTGTTGGACAGCATGGTCAAGGATTCCAGACAAATCAATGTAAAAAAAGGATCACATACGGAAGACAATGGAGACAAAGTTGCTGCTTCCCTGTCTCCACAGCTTGAGCACTTGTTTCTTGAATGTTTGAGTAAACAGAACCACCCAGCTCATGATCCAGGAGAGGTGAATAATCTGAGAAATTGGTACCATTATCTTGAGCAGTTACTTGGATGGTATCCTCATTCAATGAGGTATCTGGCTGATCAACCAGCCCATGCACCTGCACCAGCACCAGTTATTTCCTCTGCCCACGCTTCATCTCCATCTCCAAATCTTTCGTCTGGCTCTCCAGCATATGGTCCGGCACCTTCCTCTATCCCAGATCCTCCTCCAATTCATGCTCCTCCCGGCAGATTCTTTCCACCACTATATGACTATATGAGCCCAGACACAACTCCAACTTCACCACCAAAGAATAAAGAGGACAGGAACAAAACAATTATTGTTGCAGTTGTTTTAAGCACAGTAGGCACATGTTTTATTGCAGCAATTCTCTTTATTCTATATAATAAATGCTGTAGAGACAAAGTTTATTCAGGTAACAGCATAAGGGATGATAGGCCACTTCTAAATTTGAGTTCGAGTGACTTCTCTg GGTCTTCACAAAACCCTTTTGGCATGGCAAATTTAAGTGAGAAGAAACAGTTGGGGGCTTTTTCTCTTAAAGCTCAACCAATTCATGCTGGTAATGCTTCATCTATGAATGTTGGCTCAGCTGAAATTCCACCATCCAAATTACACTCAGGACTTTCCAATTCATCAATAGAGCTTTCTAGTGCACCTACCATTGGATCAGCAGAGGAACCtacttctccacctcctcctccacagCCTTCACTACCTCCACGACCTCCGCCACCTCCACCACCTTCACTACCTCCACAACCTCCGCCACCTCCACGACCACCTGTAATGACTCCTGCGGTTCCAAAGGCTGCTCCTTCTGCTCCTGCTCCACCCCCTCCCAGACCCAAAAAAATACCTGGTGCACCCCCTCCACCTGCACTGAAAGCTACTTTCCCTCCTCGTCCACCACAATCAAACCCAAGTTCATCAAGTGTACCTCAGCCTTCTTTCCTTGGGCCAAAACACCCTGTATCTAGTGATGATGCACCAAAAACCAAGCTCAAACCATTTTTTTGGGATAAAGTCCTTGCAGACCCTGACCGCTCTATGGTGTGGAATCAGATTAAGTCAGGCTCATTCCA ATTTGATGAGGAGATGATTGAAAGTTTATTTGGTTACACTTCTACTAATAAACCCAAAAATGATGGAAAGGAGTCTTCATCAAAGAGTCCTGCTCAACATGTTCATATTCTTGATGCCAAGAAGTCCCAGAATTTGGCAATTTCATTGAAGGCATTGAATGTGAAAATAGAAGAAGTTTGTGATGCTCTTATGGAAG gaaatGAGCTTCCAGTGGAGTTACTCCAAACGTTGCTTAAGATGGCTCCTACATCTGATGAAGAGATGAGGCTTCGGTTGTATACTGGTGATATTTCTGAACTTGGCTCAGCAGAACAGTTCTTGAAGGCATTATTGGATATTCCTTTTGCTTTTCAACGCCTAGATGTGCTTCTTTTCATGGCTTCTCTGCCAGAAGAAGCAACAAGTGCCAAGGAGTCATTCTCAACACTAGAG GTGGCCTGTGGAGAGCTAAAAAATAGCCGGCTATTCCTGAAGCTATTAGAAGCAGTTCTTAAAACTGGCAATCGCATGAATGATGGTACCTTCCGTGGGGGGGCACAAGCATTCAAGCTTGATACGCTCTTGAAGTTGGCTGATGTCAAAGGAACAGATGGGAAGACAACATTATTGCATTTTGTTGTCCAAGAGATAATTCGATCCGAAGGTGTGCGAGCTGTACGTATGGCCAGAGAACAAAGTGGGAGCATCTCTAGTGTGAATTCTGATGATCTTACTGATGATTCACTCCATGAATCCGAAGACTACTACCGTAAGCTTGGTCTCAAAGTTGTTTCAGGTCTTGGAGACGAACTTCTAAACGTCAAGAAAGCAGCATGTCTGGATGCCGATGCGTTGACAACTTTGGTGGCAAATCTTGGACAGAGGTTGGTGAAAACAAAGGAATTCTTAAATACAAGCATGAAAAGTCACGAGGAAAGTGGGTTTCGTCACTCGCTTAAACATTTCGTGGAACAAGCTGAAACTCAAATAACTTTCCTATTGGAGGAAGAAAAGAGAATAAGGTCATTGGTAAAGAAAACCACCAACTTTTTCCATGGAAATGCAGGGAAGGATGAGGGGTTGAGATTGTTCGTGATTGTGCGGGACTTCCTTGTGATGTTAGATAAGGCCTGCAAAGAAGTGAGAGAGGCACCAAGAAAAGTGACGCAAACACGCAAAAACAGAGAAATATCGTCATCATCAACAGTACCAGATCCACAGCAGCTGCTCTTTCCAGCGATAAGGGATCGGCGAGTTGACAGTTCCAGCTCAGATGATGACAGCTGA
- the LOC103982547 gene encoding uncharacterized protein LOC103982547, giving the protein MGFISGLVNVVVVLFSCVVAVAVPLIVAQICLPEWLYPAPLVELKQWYGEVFGDYLVTEKPHFFTGLVWVDIAFVWPLSLANVYGILARRPWVSTTSLMAGVSTATSMAAIMAELLGSGKASEQLLQIYFPFGVFALSAILRGLFYRPRRATSTSHASSSRKKRA; this is encoded by the exons ATGGGATTCATCTCGGGGCTCGTCAACGTCGTGGTGGTGCTCTTCTCCTgtgtggtggcggtggcggtgccgCTGATCGTCGCGCAGATCTGCCTCCCCGAGTGGCTCTACCCGGCGCCGCTGGTGGAGCTGAAGCAGTGGTATGGCGAGGTTTTCGGCGACTATCTGGTGACCGAGAAGCCTCACTTCTTCACCGGCCTCGTGTGGGTCGACATCGCCTTCGTCTGGCCCCTTTCCTTAGCCAATGTCTACGGCATCCTCGCCCGTCGCCCCTGGGTCTCCACCACCTCCCTCATGGCCGGCGTCTCCACTGCCACCTCTATG GCTGCTATAATGGCGGAGCTGCTGGGTTCAGGCAAAGCATCGGAGCAGCTGCTTCAAATTTATTTTCCTTTTGGGGTTTTTGCCCTTTCAGCAATTTTGCGCGGACTCTTCTATCGACCTCGACGTGCCACTTCTACATCTCATGCCTCGTCATCCAGGAAGAAGAGGGCTTAG
- the LOC103982548 gene encoding formin-like protein 5 isoform X1: MALIRIFLIPAYMVLFLVLVPKRSMGRQHHQFFSLTDSRFPNQMQQLQVQKMLLDCDLHLKDIIEIKKNLDLSVLDSMVKDSRQINVKKGSHTEDNGDKVAASLSPQLEHLFLECLSKQNHPAHDPGEVNNLRNWYHYLEQLLGWYPHSMRYLADQPAHAPAPAPVISSAHASSPSPNLSSGSPAYGPAPSSIPDPPPIHAPPGRFFPPLYDYMSPDTTPTSPPKNKEDRNKTIIVAVVLSTVGTCFIAAILFILYNKCCRDKVYSGNSIRDDRPLLNLSSSDFSGSSQNPFGMANLSEKKQLGAFSLKAQPIHAGNASSMNVGSAEIPPSKLHSGLSNSSIELSSAPTIGSAEEPTSPPPPPQPSLPPRPPPPPPPSLPPQPPPPPRPPVMTPAVPKAAPSAPAPPPPRPKKIPGAPPPPALKATFPPRPPQSNPSSSSVPQPSFLGPKHPVSSDDAPKTKLKPFFWDKVLADPDRSMVWNQIKSGSFQFDEEMIESLFGYTSTNKPKNDGKESSSKSPAQHVHILDAKKSQNLAISLKALNVKIEEVCDALMEGNELPVELLQTLLKMAPTSDEEMRLRLYTGDISELGSAEQFLKALLDIPFAFQRLDVLLFMASLPEEATSAKESFSTLEVACGELKNSRLFLKLLEAVLKTGNRMNDGTFRGGAQAFKLDTLLKLADVKGTDGKTTLLHFVVQEIIRSEGVRAVRMAREQSGSISSVNSDDLTDDSLHESEDYYRKLGLKVVSGLGDELLNVKKAACLDADALTTLVANLGQRLVKTKEFLNTSMKSHEESGFRHSLKHFVEQAETQITFLLEEEKRIRSLVKKTTNFFHGNAGKDEGLRLFVIVRDFLVMLDKACKEVREAPRKVTQTRKNREISSSSTVPDPQQLLFPAIRDRRVDSSSSDDDS; the protein is encoded by the exons ATGGCTTTAATCAGGATTTTTTTGATCCCTGCATATATGGTCTTGTTTCTGGTTCTTGTGCCAAAAAGATCAATGGGGAGACAGCACCACCAGTTCTTCAGTTTGACTGATTCTCGTTTTCCCAATCAG ATGCAGCAATTACAGGTGCAAAAGATGTTGCTTGATTGTGATCTACATCTGAAAGATataatagaaattaagaaaaatttaGACTTATCCGTGTTGGACAGCATGGTCAAGGATTCCAGACAAATCAATGTAAAAAAAGGATCACATACGGAAGACAATGGAGACAAAGTTGCTGCTTCCCTGTCTCCACAGCTTGAGCACTTGTTTCTTGAATGTTTGAGTAAACAGAACCACCCAGCTCATGATCCAGGAGAGGTGAATAATCTGAGAAATTGGTACCATTATCTTGAGCAGTTACTTGGATGGTATCCTCATTCAATGAGGTATCTGGCTGATCAACCAGCCCATGCACCTGCACCAGCACCAGTTATTTCCTCTGCCCACGCTTCATCTCCATCTCCAAATCTTTCGTCTGGCTCTCCAGCATATGGTCCGGCACCTTCCTCTATCCCAGATCCTCCTCCAATTCATGCTCCTCCCGGCAGATTCTTTCCACCACTATATGACTATATGAGCCCAGACACAACTCCAACTTCACCACCAAAGAATAAAGAGGACAGGAACAAAACAATTATTGTTGCAGTTGTTTTAAGCACAGTAGGCACATGTTTTATTGCAGCAATTCTCTTTATTCTATATAATAAATGCTGTAGAGACAAAGTTTATTCAGGTAACAGCATAAGGGATGATAGGCCACTTCTAAATTTGAGTTCGAGTGACTTCTCTg GGTCTTCACAAAACCCTTTTGGCATGGCAAATTTAAGTGAGAAGAAACAGTTGGGGGCTTTTTCTCTTAAAGCTCAACCAATTCATGCTGGTAATGCTTCATCTATGAATGTTGGCTCAGCTGAAATTCCACCATCCAAATTACACTCAGGACTTTCCAATTCATCAATAGAGCTTTCTAGTGCACCTACCATTGGATCAGCAGAGGAACCtacttctccacctcctcctccacagCCTTCACTACCTCCACGACCTCCGCCACCTCCACCACCTTCACTACCTCCACAACCTCCGCCACCTCCACGACCACCTGTAATGACTCCTGCGGTTCCAAAGGCTGCTCCTTCTGCTCCTGCTCCACCCCCTCCCAGACCCAAAAAAATACCTGGTGCACCCCCTCCACCTGCACTGAAAGCTACTTTCCCTCCTCGTCCACCACAATCAAACCCAAGTTCATCAAGTGTACCTCAGCCTTCTTTCCTTGGGCCAAAACACCCTGTATCTAGTGATGATGCACCAAAAACCAAGCTCAAACCATTTTTTTGGGATAAAGTCCTTGCAGACCCTGACCGCTCTATGGTGTGGAATCAGATTAAGTCAGGCTCATTCCA ATTTGATGAGGAGATGATTGAAAGTTTATTTGGTTACACTTCTACTAATAAACCCAAAAATGATGGAAAGGAGTCTTCATCAAAGAGTCCTGCTCAACATGTTCATATTCTTGATGCCAAGAAGTCCCAGAATTTGGCAATTTCATTGAAGGCATTGAATGTGAAAATAGAAGAAGTTTGTGATGCTCTTATGGAAG gaaatGAGCTTCCAGTGGAGTTACTCCAAACGTTGCTTAAGATGGCTCCTACATCTGATGAAGAGATGAGGCTTCGGTTGTATACTGGTGATATTTCTGAACTTGGCTCAGCAGAACAGTTCTTGAAGGCATTATTGGATATTCCTTTTGCTTTTCAACGCCTAGATGTGCTTCTTTTCATGGCTTCTCTGCCAGAAGAAGCAACAAGTGCCAAGGAGTCATTCTCAACACTAGAG GTGGCCTGTGGAGAGCTAAAAAATAGCCGGCTATTCCTGAAGCTATTAGAAGCAGTTCTTAAAACTGGCAATCGCATGAATGATGGTACCTTCCGTGGGGGGGCACAAGCATTCAAGCTTGATACGCTCTTGAAGTTGGCTGATGTCAAAGGAACAGATGGGAAGACAACATTATTGCATTTTGTTGTCCAAGAGATAATTCGATCCGAAGGTGTGCGAGCTGTACGTATGGCCAGAGAACAAAGTGGGAGCATCTCTAGTGTGAATTCTGATGATCTTACTGATGATTCACTCCATGAATCCGAAGACTACTACCGTAAGCTTGGTCTCAAAGTTGTTTCAGGTCTTGGAGACGAACTTCTAAACGTCAAGAAAGCAGCATGTCTGGATGCCGATGCGTTGACAACTTTGGTGGCAAATCTTGGACAGAGGTTGGTGAAAACAAAGGAATTCTTAAATACAAGCATGAAAAGTCACGAGGAAAGTGGGTTTCGTCACTCGCTTAAACATTTCGTGGAACAAGCTGAAACTCAAATAACTTTCCTATTGGAGGAAGAAAAGAGAATAAGGTCATTGGTAAAGAAAACCACCAACTTTTTCCATGGAAATGCAGGGAAGGATGAGGGGTTGAGATTGTTCGTGATTGTGCGGGACTTCCTTGTGATGTTAGATAAGGCCTGCAAAGAAGTGAGAGAGGCACCAAGAAAAGTGACGCAAACACGCAAAAACAGAGAAATATCGTCATCATCAACAGTACCAGATCCACAGCAGCTGCTCTTTCCAGCGATAAGGGATCGGCGAGTTGACAGTTCCAGCTCAGATGATGACAGCTGA